A stretch of Gossypium hirsutum isolate 1008001.06 chromosome A06, Gossypium_hirsutum_v2.1, whole genome shotgun sequence DNA encodes these proteins:
- the LOC107962189 gene encoding auxin response factor 7 isoform X1 yields MKAPPNGFMANSAEGERKSINSELWHACAGPLVSLPPVGSLVVYFPQGHSEQVAASMQKETDFIPSYPNLPSKLICMLHNVTLHADPETDEVYAQMTLQPVNKYDKEALLASDMGLKQSRQPAEFFCKTLTASDTSTHGGFSVPRRAAEKIFPPLDFSMQPPAQELVAKDLHDNTWTFRHIYRGQPKRHLLTTGWSVFVSTKRLFAGDSVLFIRDEKSQLLLGTRRANRQQPALSSSVISSDSMHIGILAAAAHAAANNSPFTIFYNPRASPSEFVIPLAKYNKAMYTQVSLGMRFRMMFETEESGVRRYMGTITGISDLDPVRWKNSQWRNLQVGWDESTAGERPSRVSIWDIEPVITPFYICPPPFFRPRFPKQPGMPDDESDIENAFKRAMPWLGDDFGMKDAPSSIFPGLSLVQWMSMQQNNQFPAAQSGFFPSMVSSNPLHNSLGTDDPAKLLNFQAPALPASNMQFNKANTNQINQLTQAPMTWPQQQQLQQLLQTPLNQQQQSLQQLQRQLPQPPQQQPQPQPHLIQQQQPQPQPQPQSLSLSQSQSQSQSQSQSQSQSQSQSHSQPQPQPQPQAPPLQQQLQQQHQKRQQTQPQQQLQQAFLPSQVNNGIIASNQFPNQNLHQPAVYSQLQQQQLMTSSSQSAQTAPSANKTSYPLTSLSQDTQIQQQMEQQPDLMQRQLQQTQLQQSQLQLLQQSLSQRTQQQPQLLQLSQQGFSEQQLQLQLLQKLQQQQQQQQSSQQLLSPAGSLLQPQMLQQQPTHQQSQPLQQLPLSQSQSQPLGSNGFSTSMPVQPQQVSVNQPQIHKPFTAMRTHSGLTDGDAPSCSTSPSTNNCQVSSLNFLNKNQQVPSILVSDPLVEPANTLVQELQSKPDIRIKHELPTSKGPELSKYKSTVTDQLEASSSGTSYCLDAGTIQHNFSLPTFLEGDLRSHSRINLPFTTNIDGLAPDTLLSRGYDSQKDLQNMLSNYGGNPRDIDAELSTPAISSQSFGVPNIPFKTGCSNDVAISDTGVLNGGLWANQTQRMRTYTKVQKRGSVGRSIDVTRYKGYDELRHDLARMFGIEGQLEDPQSSDWKLVYVDHENDILLVGDDPWEEFVSCVQSIKILSSGEVQQMSLEGDLGNVAVPNQACSGTDSGNAWRGQYDDTSAASFNR; encoded by the exons ATGAAGGCTCCACCAAATGGATTTATGGCAAATTCTGCAGAAG GAGAAAGGAAGAGTATCAATTCAGAATTATGGCATGCTTGTGCTGGACCACTTGTTTCTTTGCCTCCAGTTGGAAGTTTGGTTGTTTACTTTCCTCAAGGTCACAGCGAGCAA GTTGCGGCGTCGATGCAAAAGGAGACTGATTTCATACCAAGCTACCCTAACCTTCCTTCCAAGTTGATATGCATGCTCCATAATGTCACATTGCAT GCCGATCCAGAAACAGATGAGGTGTATGCCCAGATGACACTTCAACCTGTGAACAAA TATGACAAGGAAGCGTTACTGGCATCTGATATGGGCCTCAAGCAAAGCCGGCAACCTGCTGAGTTCTTTTGCAAGACTCTTACAGCAAGTGACACTAGCACTCATGGTGGATTTTCTGTGCCTCGACGAGCAGCTGAGAAAATCTTCCCTCCCCTG GATTTCTCGATGCAACCACCTGCTCAGGAGCTAGTAGCTAAAGATTTACATGACAATACATGGACATTTAGACATATTTATCGAG GTCAACCGAAGAGGCACCTTCTGACTACTGGTTGGAGTGTCTTTGTTAGCACAAAAAGGCTCTTTGCCGGTGATTCTGTTCTTTTCATAAG GGATGAGAAGTCTCAACTTCTGTTGGGTACAAGGCGTGCAAATAGACAGCAGCCAGCTCTTTCTTCATCTGTGATTTCTAGTGATAGCATGCATATAGGGATCCTGGCTGCTGCAGCGCATGCTGCAGCAAATAACAGCCCATTTACTATATTCTATAATCCAAG GGCAAGCCCTTCTGAGTTTGTGATACCCTTGGCAAAGTATAACAAAGCCATGTATACCCAAGTTTCCCTTGGCATGCGGTTTAGAATGATGTTTGAAACCGAGGAGTCTGGAGTACGCAGGTACATGGGTACAATTACTGGTATCAGTGACTTGGATCCTGTGCGATGGAAAAATTCACAGTGGCGCAATCTTCAG GTTGGATGGGATGAATCTACAGCTGGTGAGCGGCCCAGCCGAGTTTCAATTTGGGACATTGAGCCTGTTATAACTCCTTTCTACATCTGTCCACCTCCGTTTTTCAGGCCCAGGTTTCCAAAGCAACCGGGGATGCCAG ATGATGAGTCTGATATTGAGAATGCCTTCAAGAGAGCTATGCCCTGGCTAGGAGATGACTTTGGTATGAAAGATGCTCCTAGTTCAATCTTTCCTGGTTTGAGTCTAGTCCAGTGGATGAGCATGCAACAAAATAATCAGTTTCCAGCTGCTCAATCAGGATTCTTTCCATCAATGGTTTCTTCGAATCCGCTCCATAATAGCCTTGGCACCGATGATCCTGCCAAATTATTGAACTTTCAAGCTCCTGCGCTACCAGCATCAAATATGCAATTTAACAAAGCAAATACGAACCAAATCAATCAGTTGACTCAGGCACCTATGACATGGCCCCAGCAACAGCAACTTCAACAGTTATTGCAGACTCCTTTAAATCAGCAGCAGCAATCCCTACAGCAATTGCAGCGACAACTGCCACAACCACCACAGCAGCAGCCTCAGCCACAGCCGCATCTTATTCAACAGCAGCAGCCTCAGCCTCAGCCTCAGCCTCAGTCTCTGTCTCTGTCTCAGTCTCAGTCTCAGTCTCAGTCTCAGTCTCAGTCTCAGTCTCAGTCTCAGTCTCAGTCACATTCGCAGCCACAGCCACAGCCACAGCCACAGGCACCTCCACTGCAGCAGCAGCTGCAGCAACAACATCAAAAAAGACAACAGACGCAACCACAGCAGCAGCTGCAACAAGCATTCCTCCCTTCTCAAGTAAATAATGGCATCATTGCCTCTAACCAGTTCCCAAATCAAAATTTGCACCAGCCAGCTGTTTACTCACAGCTTCAGCAGCAACAATTGATGACAAGCAGTAGCCAATCTGCCCAGACTGCCCCCTCTGCCAATAAAACTTCATATCCTTTGACATCATTATCGCAAGATACACAGATTCAGCAACAGATGGAACAGCAACCTGACCTCATGCAGAGGCAGCTGCAACAGACACAGTTGCAGCAGTCACAACTACAATTATTGCAACAAAGCCTGTCCCAGAGGACACAGCAGCAGCCACAGCTTCTGCAATTGTCACAGCAGGGCTTCTCGGAGCAACAGCTTCAGTTACAACTGTTACAGAAATTGCagcaacagcagcagcagcagcaatcATCTCAACAATTACTCTCCCCAGCTGGATCACTGTTGCAGCCTCAAATGTTGCAGCAACAGCCGACCCATCAACAGAGCCAACCATTGCAGCAATTGCCTCTTTCACAAAGCCAATCACAACCTCTTGGCAGCAATGGCTTCTCAACGTCAATGCCTGTTCAACCTCAACAGGTTTCAGTGAACCAACCCCAAATTCACAAGCCATTTACTGCTATGAGAACTCATTCTGGTCTTACTGACGGAGATGCTCCATCATGTTCAACCTCACCTTCTACCAATAACTGTCAGGTTTCCTcattgaactttttaaacaaaaatCAGCAAGTTCCATCCATATTGGTGTCAGATCCTCTTGTTGAGCCTGCAAATACCCTGGTTCAAGAGCTTCAGAGCAAGCCTGATATTAGAATCAAACATGAACTACCCACTTCTAAAGGACCAGAACTATCAAAGTACAAAAGTACTGTGACAGATCAATTAGAAGCATCCTCTTCTGGAACATCATACTGCCTGGATGCGGGCACCATCCAGCATAATTTCTCCCTCCCCACCTTTTTGGAAGGTGATCTTCGATCACACTCTCGGATTAATCTTCCTTTTACAACAAATATTGATGGATTGGCACCTGACACTTTGTTATCAAGGGGGTATGACTCTCAAAAGGATCTTCAAAACATGTTGTCGAACTATGGTGGCAACCCAAGAGATATTGATGCGGAGTTGTCCACTCCTGCGATAAGCTCTCAGTCGTTTGGTGTGCCAAACATACCTTTTAAGACTGGGTGCTCAAATGATGTTGCTATCAGTGACACAGGAGTTCTAAATGGTGGACTGTGGGCCAACCAAACTCAACGCATGCGAACATATACAAAG GTGCAAAAGCGTGGGTCTGTAGGAAGGTCAATTGATGTGACCCGCTACAAAGGGTATGATGAGCTCAGGCATGATCTAGCGCGCATGTTTGGTATAGAGGGGCAACTGGAAGATCCGCAAAGTTCTGACTGGAAATTAGTTTACGTGGATCATGAAAATGACATATTACTTGTTGGTGATGATCCTTGGGA AGAATTTGTAAGTTGTGTTCAGAGCATAAAGATACTGTCATCTGGGGAAGTACAGCAGATGAGCTTGGAAGGTGATCTTGGAAATGTGGCAGTTCCGAATCAAGCTTGCAGTGGGACTGACAGTGGAAATGCATGGAGAGGACAATATGATGATACCTCAGCAGCGTCATTTAACAGATAA
- the LOC107962189 gene encoding auxin response factor 7 isoform X2 codes for MGLKQSRQPAEFFCKTLTASDTSTHGGFSVPRRAAEKIFPPLDFSMQPPAQELVAKDLHDNTWTFRHIYRGQPKRHLLTTGWSVFVSTKRLFAGDSVLFIRDEKSQLLLGTRRANRQQPALSSSVISSDSMHIGILAAAAHAAANNSPFTIFYNPRASPSEFVIPLAKYNKAMYTQVSLGMRFRMMFETEESGVRRYMGTITGISDLDPVRWKNSQWRNLQVGWDESTAGERPSRVSIWDIEPVITPFYICPPPFFRPRFPKQPGMPDDESDIENAFKRAMPWLGDDFGMKDAPSSIFPGLSLVQWMSMQQNNQFPAAQSGFFPSMVSSNPLHNSLGTDDPAKLLNFQAPALPASNMQFNKANTNQINQLTQAPMTWPQQQQLQQLLQTPLNQQQQSLQQLQRQLPQPPQQQPQPQPHLIQQQQPQPQPQPQSLSLSQSQSQSQSQSQSQSQSQSQSHSQPQPQPQPQAPPLQQQLQQQHQKRQQTQPQQQLQQAFLPSQVNNGIIASNQFPNQNLHQPAVYSQLQQQQLMTSSSQSAQTAPSANKTSYPLTSLSQDTQIQQQMEQQPDLMQRQLQQTQLQQSQLQLLQQSLSQRTQQQPQLLQLSQQGFSEQQLQLQLLQKLQQQQQQQQSSQQLLSPAGSLLQPQMLQQQPTHQQSQPLQQLPLSQSQSQPLGSNGFSTSMPVQPQQVSVNQPQIHKPFTAMRTHSGLTDGDAPSCSTSPSTNNCQVSSLNFLNKNQQVPSILVSDPLVEPANTLVQELQSKPDIRIKHELPTSKGPELSKYKSTVTDQLEASSSGTSYCLDAGTIQHNFSLPTFLEGDLRSHSRINLPFTTNIDGLAPDTLLSRGYDSQKDLQNMLSNYGGNPRDIDAELSTPAISSQSFGVPNIPFKTGCSNDVAISDTGVLNGGLWANQTQRMRTYTKVQKRGSVGRSIDVTRYKGYDELRHDLARMFGIEGQLEDPQSSDWKLVYVDHENDILLVGDDPWEEFVSCVQSIKILSSGEVQQMSLEGDLGNVAVPNQACSGTDSGNAWRGQYDDTSAASFNR; via the exons ATGGGCCTCAAGCAAAGCCGGCAACCTGCTGAGTTCTTTTGCAAGACTCTTACAGCAAGTGACACTAGCACTCATGGTGGATTTTCTGTGCCTCGACGAGCAGCTGAGAAAATCTTCCCTCCCCTG GATTTCTCGATGCAACCACCTGCTCAGGAGCTAGTAGCTAAAGATTTACATGACAATACATGGACATTTAGACATATTTATCGAG GTCAACCGAAGAGGCACCTTCTGACTACTGGTTGGAGTGTCTTTGTTAGCACAAAAAGGCTCTTTGCCGGTGATTCTGTTCTTTTCATAAG GGATGAGAAGTCTCAACTTCTGTTGGGTACAAGGCGTGCAAATAGACAGCAGCCAGCTCTTTCTTCATCTGTGATTTCTAGTGATAGCATGCATATAGGGATCCTGGCTGCTGCAGCGCATGCTGCAGCAAATAACAGCCCATTTACTATATTCTATAATCCAAG GGCAAGCCCTTCTGAGTTTGTGATACCCTTGGCAAAGTATAACAAAGCCATGTATACCCAAGTTTCCCTTGGCATGCGGTTTAGAATGATGTTTGAAACCGAGGAGTCTGGAGTACGCAGGTACATGGGTACAATTACTGGTATCAGTGACTTGGATCCTGTGCGATGGAAAAATTCACAGTGGCGCAATCTTCAG GTTGGATGGGATGAATCTACAGCTGGTGAGCGGCCCAGCCGAGTTTCAATTTGGGACATTGAGCCTGTTATAACTCCTTTCTACATCTGTCCACCTCCGTTTTTCAGGCCCAGGTTTCCAAAGCAACCGGGGATGCCAG ATGATGAGTCTGATATTGAGAATGCCTTCAAGAGAGCTATGCCCTGGCTAGGAGATGACTTTGGTATGAAAGATGCTCCTAGTTCAATCTTTCCTGGTTTGAGTCTAGTCCAGTGGATGAGCATGCAACAAAATAATCAGTTTCCAGCTGCTCAATCAGGATTCTTTCCATCAATGGTTTCTTCGAATCCGCTCCATAATAGCCTTGGCACCGATGATCCTGCCAAATTATTGAACTTTCAAGCTCCTGCGCTACCAGCATCAAATATGCAATTTAACAAAGCAAATACGAACCAAATCAATCAGTTGACTCAGGCACCTATGACATGGCCCCAGCAACAGCAACTTCAACAGTTATTGCAGACTCCTTTAAATCAGCAGCAGCAATCCCTACAGCAATTGCAGCGACAACTGCCACAACCACCACAGCAGCAGCCTCAGCCACAGCCGCATCTTATTCAACAGCAGCAGCCTCAGCCTCAGCCTCAGCCTCAGTCTCTGTCTCTGTCTCAGTCTCAGTCTCAGTCTCAGTCTCAGTCTCAGTCTCAGTCTCAGTCTCAGTCTCAGTCACATTCGCAGCCACAGCCACAGCCACAGCCACAGGCACCTCCACTGCAGCAGCAGCTGCAGCAACAACATCAAAAAAGACAACAGACGCAACCACAGCAGCAGCTGCAACAAGCATTCCTCCCTTCTCAAGTAAATAATGGCATCATTGCCTCTAACCAGTTCCCAAATCAAAATTTGCACCAGCCAGCTGTTTACTCACAGCTTCAGCAGCAACAATTGATGACAAGCAGTAGCCAATCTGCCCAGACTGCCCCCTCTGCCAATAAAACTTCATATCCTTTGACATCATTATCGCAAGATACACAGATTCAGCAACAGATGGAACAGCAACCTGACCTCATGCAGAGGCAGCTGCAACAGACACAGTTGCAGCAGTCACAACTACAATTATTGCAACAAAGCCTGTCCCAGAGGACACAGCAGCAGCCACAGCTTCTGCAATTGTCACAGCAGGGCTTCTCGGAGCAACAGCTTCAGTTACAACTGTTACAGAAATTGCagcaacagcagcagcagcagcaatcATCTCAACAATTACTCTCCCCAGCTGGATCACTGTTGCAGCCTCAAATGTTGCAGCAACAGCCGACCCATCAACAGAGCCAACCATTGCAGCAATTGCCTCTTTCACAAAGCCAATCACAACCTCTTGGCAGCAATGGCTTCTCAACGTCAATGCCTGTTCAACCTCAACAGGTTTCAGTGAACCAACCCCAAATTCACAAGCCATTTACTGCTATGAGAACTCATTCTGGTCTTACTGACGGAGATGCTCCATCATGTTCAACCTCACCTTCTACCAATAACTGTCAGGTTTCCTcattgaactttttaaacaaaaatCAGCAAGTTCCATCCATATTGGTGTCAGATCCTCTTGTTGAGCCTGCAAATACCCTGGTTCAAGAGCTTCAGAGCAAGCCTGATATTAGAATCAAACATGAACTACCCACTTCTAAAGGACCAGAACTATCAAAGTACAAAAGTACTGTGACAGATCAATTAGAAGCATCCTCTTCTGGAACATCATACTGCCTGGATGCGGGCACCATCCAGCATAATTTCTCCCTCCCCACCTTTTTGGAAGGTGATCTTCGATCACACTCTCGGATTAATCTTCCTTTTACAACAAATATTGATGGATTGGCACCTGACACTTTGTTATCAAGGGGGTATGACTCTCAAAAGGATCTTCAAAACATGTTGTCGAACTATGGTGGCAACCCAAGAGATATTGATGCGGAGTTGTCCACTCCTGCGATAAGCTCTCAGTCGTTTGGTGTGCCAAACATACCTTTTAAGACTGGGTGCTCAAATGATGTTGCTATCAGTGACACAGGAGTTCTAAATGGTGGACTGTGGGCCAACCAAACTCAACGCATGCGAACATATACAAAG GTGCAAAAGCGTGGGTCTGTAGGAAGGTCAATTGATGTGACCCGCTACAAAGGGTATGATGAGCTCAGGCATGATCTAGCGCGCATGTTTGGTATAGAGGGGCAACTGGAAGATCCGCAAAGTTCTGACTGGAAATTAGTTTACGTGGATCATGAAAATGACATATTACTTGTTGGTGATGATCCTTGGGA AGAATTTGTAAGTTGTGTTCAGAGCATAAAGATACTGTCATCTGGGGAAGTACAGCAGATGAGCTTGGAAGGTGATCTTGGAAATGTGGCAGTTCCGAATCAAGCTTGCAGTGGGACTGACAGTGGAAATGCATGGAGAGGACAATATGATGATACCTCAGCAGCGTCATTTAACAGATAA